Part of the Nitrospirota bacterium genome, CCACCCGAGATGTTCCGTGAAACTCTTCTCGGTCAGGGCGCCGAAGAACTGCCGGAGCGGATGCCGTGGCGGAACTTGCGTTCTCATATCCACCTCTCACACATTCCGAAGACTCGTGAGTTCAGTATAGCAGATGTTCTCAAACGCGCCGATGTCGGCCCATGGTTCTTCTATCGGTCTTCACACAACAAACTTGAACCAGGACCAGAATGAGCTGAACCGGCAGGCTGCTCAAAAAGACCGTCCAGCAAGGCCGCAGCCGATGGAAGCACCGGAGGCGTAGCCCCTGGCTACGTTGAGGATGCGTTCGAGGCGACCTGCCTGCGCGAAGCGCTTGGGCGAGGGCAGGGAACGAAGTTGGCGGTCTTTTTCAACAGCCTGCTAGCTCGCGTTCCGGCTATCCAGAACAAACGTGACCGGTCCATCGTTCAACAACTCGACCTGCATATGCGCAGCAAAGACGCCTGTTTCCACCGGAATCCCTTGCGCTGTTAATTCGGCTGCCACTGCCTCATAGAAACGCTTTGCTTCGTCAGGCGGAGCCGCTTCGTCAAAGCTGGGACGACGGCCATTCGTCGTCCTGCCAAGGAGCGTGAATTGGGAGACCAGCAAGACCGATCCACCAATGTCCGTCAACGAGCGATTCATCTTTCCCTGTGCATCGGAAAAGATCCGGAGGGTGCGAATCTTCTCGACGAGGTATCGTCCATCCGTCTCCTCATCCCCCTGTGCGACGCCCAGCAAGACCAGCAGGCCGGCATTGATCCGTCCCACCACCAGACCGTCAACCTCAACCGATGCCCACGCCACCCGCTGAATCACAGCCTTCATAGGTTATCGTTCCGGCCGAAGCTGCGCGATCGTGCCCTCTAGAGTGAGCAGTTTTCGTTTCAAGGGCAACCCTGCTGAAAATCCGCCGATCGACCTATCATGTGCTACGATCCGATGGCAGGGAATCACCATCGGCATCGGATTCGCCCCCACGGCATTACCGACGGCACGGGCATAGTGGTTGCCTCCCACGCGCATAGCGACCCATTGATAGGATCGCAGCCTGCCATAGGAGATACTCAGCAGCGTTCGCCAGACCTTTTGCTGAAAGCTCGTCCCTCCCGAGAGGTCGAGCGGTAGATCGAAAGATTGACGGGCCCCGTCGAGATAGTCGATCAATTGCGCCCGGGCTTCTCGCAATCGTGAAGAGGCCAGGCCCTCCAGTAGCTCCACAGAATCCGCTGGCAGCTCGGACAACAGGGCCTGGCGCGACGCCTGTGGCATCACCACTGCGTCGATTCCTTTTGACGTTTCAGAAATTCCCATCCAACCCCATGGCGTCTGAAACACAAAAACGACAGACGCCAGGCGTGGGGCACGAGGCACGAGGTGAGGGGGAGAATTACTGTATGTGCTGGATCTAACTTCGCTCGTCTTGCCGTTTATGGCTCTCATAGCCTTTAGCCTTTAGCCTGAGTTTTCGTTTTACCATCCCCCACACGAACACAAGCTCTTCCGAACGCAGCATGGCATGGACGCCCAGATAGCCGCT contains:
- a CDS encoding methylated-DNA--[protein]-cysteine S-methyltransferase translates to MGISETSKGIDAVVMPQASRQALLSELPADSVELLEGLASSRLREARAQLIDYLDGARQSFDLPLDLSGGTSFQQKVWRTLLSISYGRLRSYQWVAMRVGGNHYARAVGNAVGANPMPMVIPCHRIVAHDRSIGGFSAGLPLKRKLLTLEGTIAQLRPER
- the dtd gene encoding D-aminoacyl-tRNA deacylase, producing MKAVIQRVAWASVEVDGLVVGRINAGLLVLLGVAQGDEETDGRYLVEKIRTLRIFSDAQGKMNRSLTDIGGSVLLVSQFTLLGRTTNGRRPSFDEAAPPDEAKRFYEAVAAELTAQGIPVETGVFAAHMQVELLNDGPVTFVLDSRNAS